The Leadbettera azotonutricia ZAS-9 genome has a window encoding:
- a CDS encoding PHP-associated domain-containing protein, with product MPYLYETHMHTSQASACGVSRGREYISRYKDLGYTGIIITDHFFGGNSAVDRSLPWKRRIELFCRGWEDAREEGARKGLDVFFGWEQTYDGDDYLIYGLDKAWLMEHPESASWSRKQQFEGVGRAGGCVVQAHPFRQHFYIRRVTLASALVHGVEAANGGNSEQSYDALAWAYAKKLGLPVTAGSDIHEACDVREGNVLGVWLDKKMETIADYVVAVKGNNIARLNICPGRCDLRGNEDTIIPVEILDAQEKVIARDIRKFLNL from the coding sequence GTGCCCTATCTCTACGAAACCCACATGCACACTAGCCAGGCTTCAGCCTGCGGTGTGTCCAGGGGCCGGGAATACATCTCCAGGTACAAAGACCTCGGCTACACCGGCATCATCATCACGGATCACTTTTTCGGCGGGAACAGCGCAGTGGACCGCAGCCTCCCCTGGAAGCGGCGCATAGAGCTTTTTTGCAGGGGCTGGGAAGACGCCCGTGAAGAAGGCGCCCGCAAAGGCCTCGACGTTTTCTTCGGCTGGGAACAAACCTACGACGGCGATGATTACCTCATCTATGGCCTCGACAAGGCATGGCTCATGGAACACCCCGAGTCTGCATCATGGTCGAGGAAACAGCAGTTCGAAGGAGTTGGCAGGGCCGGGGGCTGCGTGGTTCAGGCCCATCCATTCAGGCAGCATTTCTACATACGCAGGGTAACGCTTGCAAGCGCCCTGGTTCATGGTGTGGAGGCAGCCAATGGGGGAAATTCTGAGCAATCCTACGATGCCCTGGCCTGGGCATACGCCAAAAAGCTGGGCCTCCCTGTTACCGCCGGTTCCGATATACATGAAGCCTGCGATGTGCGCGAAGGAAACGTTCTTGGTGTATGGCTCGATAAAAAAATGGAAACCATCGCTGATTATGTCGTAGCTGTCAAAGGGAACAATATCGCAAGGCTCAATATCTGCCCCGGCCGCTGCGATCTCAGAGGAAATGAAGACACAATAATACCGGTAGAGATCCTCGATGCCCAGGAAAAAGTAATCGCCAGGGATATCAGGAAGTTTTTGAATCTTTAG
- a CDS encoding helix-turn-helix domain-containing protein, which yields MKDNLAQIPGRIKELREIMEISAMDMARDIAIPLETYAKYESGELDIPISALYNISAKLGVDATVLLTGEDPRMDTAAVCRSGKGVRVERYPGYEFTSLAYNFKGRTLEPLLVYLDPAKAAAAPVTHYGQEFNYIVEGTVKVTVGVREYVLDAGDSVYFNAGIPHAQSAVKGPAKFITIIQEGAH from the coding sequence ATGAAAGACAATCTGGCTCAAATCCCCGGGAGGATAAAAGAACTCCGGGAGATTATGGAGATAAGCGCCATGGATATGGCAAGGGACATAGCCATACCCCTTGAAACCTATGCCAAATACGAATCAGGCGAATTGGACATACCCATAAGCGCCCTCTATAATATATCCGCAAAGCTTGGGGTTGACGCCACAGTATTGCTCACCGGGGAAGATCCCCGCATGGATACTGCGGCTGTCTGCCGGTCGGGCAAGGGCGTCAGGGTGGAACGCTATCCGGGTTATGAATTTACCAGCCTTGCCTACAACTTCAAAGGCAGAACCCTCGAACCTCTCCTGGTCTACCTTGATCCTGCAAAGGCAGCCGCCGCGCCTGTTACCCACTATGGTCAGGAATTCAACTACATAGTTGAAGGCACAGTAAAAGTAACTGTCGGCGTGCGCGAGTATGTACTTGACGCCGGGGATTCAGTCTATTTTAATGCCGGCATCCCCCATGCCCAGAGCGCCGTTAAAGGCCCCGCAAAATTCATCACCATTATACAGGAAGGTGCGCACTGA
- a CDS encoding AMP-binding protein, translating to MNEIQSRYCPHVDFESYDDFYANYSCKVPENFNFAYDVVDEWARLQPKKLALVWTNDEGDMKSFTFTDIKRQSDKAANALLNLGIKKGDVVMLILKQRPEVWILMAALEKIGAVCIPGTYQLTQKDIIYRCNIAEVKMLISVDDAELIQNIEASMPDCPNLKHRAIVGNTIPAGFIDMGKIIAESSENFIRPAGEKDTKLHEPMLIYFSSGTTGMPKMVYHNHCLPLGHIVTAKYWQCVQDNKIHLTQTDSGWAKFAWGKIYGQWICGAAIGAYDTEKFTPKGMLDALARIRPATFCAPATIFRYLIKEDLSGYDFSYIEHTSVAGEPLSPEVYHQIKEKTGLEIREGFGQSETSIMAATFQWLEVRPGSMGKPAPLFGLNLLDENGQACDDGIVGNISITAAGENMYSPKGASIMPGLFTGYWKDEDVTARCWHDGVYQTGDMAWHDADGYYWFVGRNDDVIKCSGYRIGPFEVESALMEHPSVLECAVTAAPDPMRGQVVKATIVLAKGFAPSDALKKELQNHVKRVTAPYKYPRIVEFVSELPKTISGKIQRNVIRKKDGG from the coding sequence ATGAACGAGATACAATCACGCTATTGTCCCCATGTTGATTTTGAAAGTTACGATGATTTTTATGCCAATTACAGCTGCAAAGTCCCTGAAAATTTCAATTTTGCCTATGATGTAGTGGACGAATGGGCACGGCTTCAGCCAAAAAAACTCGCCCTGGTCTGGACAAACGATGAAGGGGATATGAAGTCCTTCACCTTCACCGACATAAAGCGCCAAAGCGATAAAGCCGCCAACGCCCTCCTCAATCTGGGAATCAAAAAAGGGGACGTAGTAATGCTGATATTAAAACAGCGTCCCGAAGTATGGATACTTATGGCTGCCCTCGAAAAGATAGGCGCAGTCTGCATTCCCGGCACCTACCAGCTAACCCAAAAAGATATAATCTACCGCTGCAACATTGCGGAGGTAAAAATGCTCATCAGCGTGGACGATGCCGAACTCATTCAAAATATTGAAGCCTCCATGCCCGACTGCCCGAACCTCAAGCACAGGGCCATTGTAGGCAACACCATTCCGGCGGGTTTTATCGACATGGGCAAAATCATTGCCGAAAGCAGCGAAAATTTCATTCGTCCTGCCGGAGAAAAAGATACCAAACTCCATGAACCCATGCTGATCTATTTTTCTTCCGGCACCACCGGTATGCCCAAAATGGTGTATCACAATCACTGCCTCCCCCTGGGCCACATTGTTACTGCGAAATACTGGCAGTGCGTGCAGGACAATAAAATCCACCTTACCCAAACCGATTCAGGCTGGGCCAAATTCGCCTGGGGCAAAATCTACGGCCAGTGGATCTGCGGGGCAGCCATAGGCGCCTACGACACGGAAAAATTCACCCCAAAAGGAATGCTCGACGCCCTGGCCCGGATAAGGCCCGCCACCTTCTGCGCCCCTGCCACCATCTTCCGCTATCTCATAAAGGAAGATCTTTCAGGCTACGACTTCTCCTACATCGAACACACATCAGTTGCCGGCGAACCCTTGAGCCCCGAGGTCTATCATCAGATAAAAGAAAAGACGGGCCTCGAAATTCGTGAAGGCTTCGGCCAATCCGAAACTTCCATCATGGCTGCCACCTTCCAATGGCTCGAAGTGAGGCCCGGCTCCATGGGCAAGCCCGCCCCCCTCTTTGGCCTCAACCTCCTGGACGAAAACGGCCAGGCCTGCGACGACGGCATAGTAGGCAACATCTCCATCACTGCGGCTGGCGAAAACATGTACTCCCCCAAGGGCGCCTCCATCATGCCCGGCCTCTTCACCGGCTACTGGAAGGATGAAGATGTCACCGCAAGATGCTGGCACGACGGCGTGTACCAAACCGGCGACATGGCCTGGCACGACGCCGATGGCTACTACTGGTTCGTGGGCCGCAACGACGATGTCATCAAATGCTCAGGTTACCGCATCGGCCCCTTCGAAGTCGAAAGCGCCCTCATGGAGCACCCGTCAGTCCTCGAATGCGCCGTCACCGCCGCCCCGGACCCCATGCGCGGCCAGGTCGTCAAAGCCACCATAGTCCTCGCCAAAGGCTTCGCCCCTTCGGATGCCCTCAAAAAAGAGCTCCAAAACCACGTCAAACGCGTCACCGCCCCCTACAAATACCCCCGCATCGTGGAATTCGTCAGCGAACTCCCCAAAACCATCAGCGGCAAGATCCAGCGCAACGTGATACGGAAGAAAGACGGGGGTTGA
- a CDS encoding tyrosine-type recombinase/integrase, whose protein sequence is MRPLRPRRSFSLYKKETKSGLVWYARFWDEFSKRYGTSRSTGIPVEGKRERRYEAEQAAKAILPSIHFAPRISAVEMTVGMWLGKFTAFEDNPRAARLIGEGAPYSPATIEIYRGHYNRYLKDDPFMALKMADVGEGDVLVFQGRLGYKEKLEHRGGGKLAGTRTYEIILRFIRMAFHEYWLEHPGWSDPFSRLKAPRSKKAHQRDVIAEVEFNKLFAPGIITDPLDRAVCAAMYWAGLRRSEIWGLKPEDLDWNIPKINLIHAWKNYGRKIKVLGDPKWHKTREVPFPAQLQKAIKDLWTAYGTHEFVFTRADGTQPSANYISRHLPKWLEAAGIKLEGRKIVPHSARHSLASALENDGVPIRYIQDLLGHSDYATTKGYLHTVDGAIKKISQTLGEEEKEDGLKQG, encoded by the coding sequence ATGCGTCCATTAAGGCCCCGCCGTTCTTTTTCCCTTTATAAAAAAGAAACAAAATCCGGCCTTGTTTGGTATGCCCGCTTCTGGGATGAATTCAGCAAGCGCTATGGAACCTCCCGGTCTACAGGAATACCCGTCGAGGGGAAGCGAGAACGGCGCTACGAGGCAGAACAGGCAGCCAAGGCTATATTGCCGAGTATCCATTTTGCCCCTCGTATATCGGCCGTGGAGATGACAGTCGGAATGTGGCTGGGAAAATTCACCGCTTTTGAGGATAACCCGAGGGCGGCCAGGCTTATCGGTGAAGGCGCCCCCTATTCACCTGCGACTATTGAAATATACCGAGGCCATTACAACCGTTATCTTAAAGACGATCCCTTTATGGCGCTTAAGATGGCAGATGTTGGGGAGGGCGATGTCCTTGTCTTTCAGGGACGGCTTGGATACAAAGAAAAGCTTGAGCATCGCGGAGGCGGAAAGTTGGCCGGCACCCGGACCTATGAGATCATATTGAGGTTTATCCGTATGGCCTTCCATGAATACTGGCTTGAACACCCTGGCTGGTCGGATCCATTTTCCCGGCTTAAGGCCCCAAGGTCAAAGAAAGCTCATCAGCGTGATGTTATTGCTGAGGTTGAATTCAACAAACTATTTGCCCCGGGTATCATCACGGACCCCCTGGATCGAGCGGTATGTGCGGCGATGTATTGGGCAGGGCTGCGCCGCTCGGAGATATGGGGCCTTAAGCCAGAAGACCTGGATTGGAATATCCCCAAAATAAATCTGATCCACGCATGGAAGAATTATGGCAGAAAGATCAAGGTGCTTGGGGATCCCAAATGGCATAAAACCCGCGAGGTTCCCTTCCCGGCACAATTGCAAAAGGCGATCAAGGATCTTTGGACGGCTTATGGCACGCACGAATTTGTTTTCACCCGCGCCGATGGTACGCAGCCTTCAGCAAATTATATATCCCGGCATCTCCCCAAATGGCTTGAGGCTGCGGGGATAAAACTGGAAGGCCGGAAAATTGTCCCTCACTCGGCCAGGCATAGTCTGGCTTCGGCGCTGGAAAACGATGGCGTACCTATCCGGTATATTCAGGATCTTCTTGGACATTCGGACTATGCCACAACAAAAGGTTACCTCCACACGGTGGACGGGGCGATTAAGAAGATATCTCAAACCCTTGGGGAAGAGGAAAAAGAAGATGGCCTGAAGCAGGGGTAG
- a CDS encoding excisionase family DNA-binding protein — translation MVMGCVAIISLRDDLLHFDGYSLDMQKIFCNGGLSMSQFITIDEAIKLLHISRPTISRRIKTGEIPATKIGTRVLIPSAFIQQLENKAMKPQIEAQ, via the coding sequence ATGGTAATGGGTTGTGTGGCAATCATCTCTTTAAGGGATGATCTGCTGCATTTCGATGGATACTCCCTCGATATGCAGAAAATATTTTGCAATGGAGGTTTATCCATGTCACAGTTTATTACTATCGACGAAGCTATAAAATTGCTTCACATCAGCCGGCCGACAATCAGTCGGAGAATAAAAACCGGCGAAATTCCCGCAACAAAAATAGGCACTAGAGTGTTAATTCCTTCGGCATTCATTCAGCAGCTTGAGAATAAGGCTATGAAGCCTCAGATCGAGGCACAGTAA
- a CDS encoding phage tail tape measure protein lambda has product MADVTFDADFKVNLSDLKAGVVDAEKSFGEVARKAQEADKKIKTAFSGGTNELKKFSVAGISVGKIFSAGGALGIGIQLVNAAVQKGIKAWQEYRQSLKDAADASESFASINETLGLSFESNEKTLRNLTEAEKQRMQALGGAAEAQKDLDRELKEGFITQEEYDKSRLQNLQKIIMETGKLFDEEAKLKPDIELFNTKAVDRYNNKVAGIATSLSQAREEYTKLSETMGKADPLTNVSTDKERLAIEKQITDERQKQLAAHRAMLGQAQQLRDSYNGLLVEEAKLNERYFETEENKQKALLGALELERELFDINRARREAELKASQAYKDADSYFKNSMLGDLNAAMDIQDRIMKMEIDAQKLQVELGKADDAYDRGIERLKSAKGIYEIKKEINELYNINGAKVKDILEDEKYIYEFSKNQLTLEREKEKERSKLLDLMDAEQEEYYDMETQFLQGKLEAEYFRKIYDAKIEGVKELASAISEGVGYFSEFGQSILEMTNAIAQEQIQIIQDNLAKLMESLDEQRNRALEAAGFIATTSAEGLEESMQAAMDSGDERLIYLEKRRQEELKINKDFDAKERAEQEKAKREIAEIEYKQAMAQWTMQVAMVPAQIAAAIMQGFAQAGPFAGAVGAAVMATVGAAQLAALLSSMPRKQFAKGGAFVDGKQVFAQGGAFSQGVVSTPTDFSIGQMGEAGPEAIMPLAQTADGSLGIRAAGGGPDTIIVQSILDGQVIGETVVDLMNRGQLPPLNGSYQ; this is encoded by the coding sequence ATGGCTGACGTAACTTTTGACGCCGACTTCAAGGTGAACCTTTCGGATCTTAAGGCAGGCGTGGTGGATGCGGAAAAATCCTTTGGAGAGGTCGCACGTAAAGCCCAAGAGGCGGACAAAAAAATCAAGACGGCATTTTCAGGCGGAACCAACGAGCTGAAAAAGTTCAGCGTCGCTGGGATCTCTGTAGGCAAGATATTCAGCGCCGGAGGGGCTTTAGGGATAGGGATACAGCTTGTGAATGCGGCGGTGCAAAAGGGCATAAAAGCCTGGCAGGAATACCGCCAATCATTGAAAGATGCGGCGGACGCGTCAGAAAGCTTCGCAAGCATAAACGAGACGCTTGGATTGTCCTTTGAATCAAACGAAAAGACATTGCGGAATCTTACGGAGGCTGAAAAGCAGAGGATGCAGGCCTTGGGCGGCGCGGCTGAAGCGCAGAAAGACCTGGACCGGGAATTAAAAGAGGGCTTTATAACTCAAGAAGAATACGACAAATCCAGGTTGCAGAATCTTCAGAAAATAATAATGGAAACCGGAAAGCTTTTTGATGAAGAAGCAAAATTGAAACCTGATATTGAGTTATTTAATACCAAAGCGGTAGATAGATACAATAATAAGGTAGCGGGTATTGCGACGAGTTTATCTCAAGCACGGGAAGAATATACGAAGTTATCCGAGACCATGGGTAAGGCTGACCCTTTAACTAATGTTTCTACAGATAAAGAACGCCTTGCCATCGAGAAGCAGATCACCGACGAGCGCCAGAAGCAATTGGCTGCCCACAGGGCCATGCTTGGCCAAGCGCAGCAGCTGCGGGACAGTTATAACGGTTTGCTGGTAGAAGAAGCAAAGTTAAACGAACGTTATTTTGAAACCGAGGAAAACAAGCAAAAAGCGTTATTGGGCGCGTTGGAATTGGAGAGGGAGCTGTTCGACATAAACAGGGCAAGGAGGGAGGCCGAGCTAAAAGCGAGCCAGGCTTACAAAGACGCCGATTCCTATTTCAAAAACAGCATGCTTGGCGACTTGAACGCCGCCATGGATATCCAAGACCGCATAATGAAAATGGAAATAGATGCGCAAAAACTGCAAGTCGAATTGGGCAAAGCCGATGACGCTTATGACAGGGGCATAGAACGCCTCAAATCCGCCAAGGGCATATATGAAATAAAAAAGGAGATAAACGAGCTTTACAATATAAACGGAGCCAAGGTAAAAGATATACTTGAAGACGAAAAATACATATACGAATTCTCCAAGAATCAATTGACCCTGGAAAGGGAGAAGGAAAAAGAAAGATCCAAATTGCTCGATTTAATGGATGCCGAGCAGGAAGAGTATTATGACATGGAGACCCAGTTTTTGCAGGGCAAATTAGAGGCAGAGTATTTCCGCAAAATATACGATGCCAAAATAGAAGGGGTAAAGGAATTGGCGTCGGCGATATCCGAAGGGGTCGGTTACTTCAGCGAATTCGGCCAAAGCATATTGGAGATGACAAATGCCATTGCGCAAGAGCAGATACAGATCATTCAGGATAATTTGGCCAAACTCATGGAATCCCTTGATGAACAGCGCAACAGGGCCTTGGAAGCTGCCGGGTTTATCGCCACGACAAGCGCGGAGGGGCTTGAGGAATCGATGCAAGCCGCCATGGACAGCGGGGACGAACGGCTGATTTACCTTGAGAAGCGTCGCCAGGAAGAACTCAAGATAAACAAGGATTTTGACGCAAAGGAAAGGGCCGAGCAGGAGAAGGCCAAAAGGGAAATCGCCGAGATAGAGTACAAACAGGCCATGGCCCAATGGACGATGCAGGTCGCCATGGTTCCCGCGCAGATAGCGGCCGCGATAATGCAGGGGTTCGCCCAGGCAGGTCCCTTTGCCGGCGCGGTCGGTGCGGCGGTAATGGCCACGGTAGGCGCCGCGCAGCTCGCCGCGCTCTTGTCATCCATGCCCAGGAAGCAGTTCGCGAAGGGCGGGGCATTCGTGGACGGCAAGCAGGTGTTCGCCCAGGGAGGAGCATTCAGCCAAGGGGTAGTGAGTACCCCCACCGATTTCAGCATCGGGCAGATGGGGGAAGCTGGGCCTGAGGCCATCATGCCATTAGCCCAAACAGCGGATGGATCCTTGGGGATTAGGGCAGCAGGCGGGGGGCCCGATACAATAATTGTGCAATCAATATTGGACGGGCAGGTAATCGGTGAAACTGTCGTGGATCTTATGAACCGGGGACAGCTTCCCCCTTTGAATGGCAGTTACCAATGA
- a CDS encoding terminase small subunit, with product MTKARKNFITAYIEQDFTNATAAYMKAYPRASEESARCNASRMLTNDNIQSYISEILAGAIRQNKVPLEKRIFDYWMKRAFYRITDIIDLDGTMLMNKEQLQESGLHVCIDSINEKIDAQGHSTVTYKFADRDEAVKMLQQYIQMIKPQEIKVGIQLMKIDADDELALQ from the coding sequence ATGACAAAGGCCAGGAAAAATTTCATCACCGCTTACATTGAGCAGGATTTTACGAACGCTACGGCCGCATATATGAAGGCGTACCCAAGGGCGTCCGAGGAATCGGCACGATGCAATGCGTCCAGAATGCTAACAAATGATAACATTCAGAGCTACATTTCGGAAATATTGGCTGGAGCTATTAGGCAAAATAAGGTGCCTCTAGAGAAGCGCATATTCGATTACTGGATGAAGCGGGCCTTTTACCGTATCACCGACATAATAGACCTGGACGGCACTATGCTTATGAACAAGGAGCAACTTCAGGAAAGCGGGCTTCATGTCTGCATAGATTCGATTAACGAAAAAATCGACGCCCAGGGCCATAGCACGGTAACGTACAAATTTGCCGATAGGGACGAGGCGGTCAAGATGCTGCAGCAGTATATCCAGATGATTAAGCCCCAGGAAATAAAGGTCGGTATACAGCTTATGAAAATCGACGCAGATGATGAACTGGCATTACAATAG
- a CDS encoding DUF2292 domain-containing protein: MELDKTVIEKIKEAARDIRFGSIEVIINSDSPYVDVLVTNKERIYDNADRGAYGTNRRVH, from the coding sequence ATGGAACTTGATAAAACAGTTATCGAGAAGATTAAAGAGGCCGCCAGGGATATACGGTTCGGCAGCATCGAAGTGATAATCAATTCGGACAGTCCCTATGTGGATGTTCTGGTTACCAACAAGGAACGGATATACGACAATGCGGACAGGGGGGCTTATGGAACTAACCGACGAGTGCATTGA
- a CDS encoding HU family DNA-binding protein — translation MAKFTREKLIAILRSDLPGIAPLDTHHARELAARIVAGMAAALASGDSVELRGLGGLEVKTHPERRARNPRTGEPVIVPPRQYVVFKAGRELKTAMNSKEVDDHGT, via the coding sequence ATGGCTAAATTCACAAGGGAAAAACTGATAGCGATTCTGCGGTCCGATCTGCCGGGAATTGCGCCTCTGGACACCCACCATGCGCGAGAACTGGCGGCGCGGATCGTGGCCGGCATGGCTGCCGCCCTGGCCTCAGGCGATAGCGTGGAACTCCGGGGCTTAGGCGGCCTTGAAGTAAAGACCCACCCGGAACGCAGGGCGCGTAACCCCCGGACAGGAGAGCCGGTGATTGTCCCGCCACGGCAGTATGTAGTATTCAAGGCAGGACGAGAACTGAAAACGGCCATGAACTCCAAGGAGGTAGACGATCATGGAACTTGA
- a CDS encoding helix-turn-helix domain-containing protein, protein MYVDYFTIYEYILVVRYKMTTVEKIRVLLARRNIPEAELARRLGKTPQNFNRKMKVERFTEEDLEAIAKALNCTVIQAVPVFRMNESGEEI, encoded by the coding sequence ATGTATGTTGACTATTTCACGATATATGAGTATATACTTGTAGTGAGGTACAAAATGACTACAGTTGAGAAAATCAGGGTCTTGCTTGCTCGGCGGAATATTCCAGAGGCGGAACTTGCCCGGAGGCTTGGAAAAACCCCGCAAAACTTTAATCGCAAAATGAAAGTCGAAAGGTTTACAGAGGAGGATCTTGAAGCGATTGCAAAGGCTCTGAATTGTACGGTCATTCAGGCGGTCCCTGTTTTTCGCATGAATGAAAGCGGCGAGGAGATATGA
- a CDS encoding type II toxin-antitoxin system RelE/ParE family toxin, which translates to MRIFKTKRFTKLSDKAGITDTDLITAAEEVNRGEYEADLGGGVFKKRVARVGAGKSGGYRVILFFRQDERLIFSYVFAKSNRGNIDDAELRAFRATAKGDLEYTEDQMNAFVKKGLYKELGA; encoded by the coding sequence ATGCGTATATTTAAGACGAAGCGGTTTACCAAGCTTTCAGATAAGGCGGGGATCACCGATACAGACCTGATCACCGCCGCAGAGGAAGTGAACCGGGGAGAGTATGAGGCCGACTTAGGCGGGGGAGTATTCAAGAAGCGAGTAGCTCGGGTAGGGGCTGGAAAGTCTGGGGGCTATCGGGTTATCCTGTTTTTTCGGCAAGATGAACGGCTGATTTTTTCCTATGTTTTTGCCAAGTCAAACCGGGGGAATATAGACGATGCTGAATTGAGAGCGTTTAGGGCTACCGCAAAAGGGGACCTTGAATATACCGAGGATCAAATGAACGCCTTTGTAAAAAAGGGTTTGTATAAGGAGTTAGGAGCATGA
- a CDS encoding helix-turn-helix domain-containing protein: protein MAFSYKPLFKLLVDRSMKKTDLIKEIGFSSATLAKLGKGEPISGENMGKLCAYFHCQPGDLVIFVEE from the coding sequence ATGGCATTCAGCTACAAACCGCTTTTCAAGCTTCTGGTAGATCGCAGTATGAAGAAAACCGACCTCATTAAGGAGATAGGCTTCAGCTCAGCCACCCTGGCCAAACTCGGAAAAGGCGAACCCATCTCGGGCGAGAACATGGGCAAGCTCTGCGCTTATTTCCACTGCCAGCCTGGGGATTTGGTGATTTTCGTGGAGGAATAG
- a CDS encoding S-ribosylhomocysteine lyase, protein MEKIASFQVDHLRLKPGLYVSRRDKYGTTVLTTFDLRFKQPNQEPVIDMPALHTIEHLGATFLRSHKEWAKRVVYFGPMGCRTGFYVILEGELSSEDALPLIQEMLDWIIAFSGPIPGAAPGECGNYSEQNLGMAQWEARRYAGVLKNPGKENLNYPG, encoded by the coding sequence ATGGAAAAAATCGCGAGCTTTCAGGTAGACCATTTGCGGCTTAAGCCGGGTCTTTATGTTTCACGGCGGGATAAATACGGAACGACTGTGCTCACCACCTTTGATCTGCGCTTCAAGCAGCCTAACCAGGAGCCGGTGATCGATATGCCTGCCTTGCATACCATAGAACATCTGGGGGCGACTTTCCTTCGTTCCCATAAGGAATGGGCCAAGCGGGTAGTCTACTTTGGCCCCATGGGCTGCCGCACAGGGTTTTATGTCATTCTTGAAGGCGAATTGAGCTCTGAAGATGCCCTTCCCCTTATACAGGAAATGCTCGATTGGATTATCGCTTTTAGCGGGCCTATCCCCGGGGCCGCCCCCGGAGAATGCGGGAACTACAGCGAACAGAACCTGGGCATGGCGCAGTGGGAAGCCAGGCGGTATGCGGGGGTGCTGAAAAATCCGGGCAAGGAGAATTTGAATTACCCGGGATAA
- the mtnN gene encoding 5'-methylthioadenosine/S-adenosylhomocysteine nucleosidase produces the protein MIGIIGAMEDEVTLLRSAMENTGTNTVGPFELVTGKLEGKDVVLLRCGIGKVNAAIGCAMLIDRCKPSLVINTGSAGGIDPSLTFGDVIISDGLIYHDVDVTGFNYEPGQLPGQPPVFIVPEDLIAMAETTMDELKREGILPQTVNHVRGLIGSGDVFMYQPERIASVLKLFPKMRAVEMEGAAIAHACALFKVPSLIIRGLSDIAGVESPVTSTEYLPMAAKNSAELVRRIIRKY, from the coding sequence ATGATTGGAATTATAGGCGCTATGGAGGATGAAGTAACCCTTCTCCGTTCAGCCATGGAAAATACCGGCACTAATACTGTCGGGCCTTTTGAGCTTGTCACCGGGAAGCTTGAAGGCAAAGACGTAGTATTGCTGCGCTGCGGCATAGGCAAAGTGAACGCCGCAATCGGCTGCGCCATGCTGATTGACCGCTGCAAGCCGAGCCTTGTGATAAACACCGGCTCTGCGGGGGGCATAGATCCTTCCCTTACCTTTGGGGATGTGATCATTTCGGACGGCCTCATTTACCACGATGTTGATGTCACTGGCTTTAATTACGAACCCGGCCAATTGCCCGGACAGCCTCCGGTTTTTATTGTCCCCGAGGATCTGATTGCCATGGCTGAAACCACCATGGATGAGCTTAAGCGCGAGGGTATTTTGCCCCAAACAGTGAACCATGTCCGGGGCCTCATAGGCTCGGGCGATGTGTTTATGTACCAACCCGAACGCATTGCATCTGTCCTCAAGCTCTTCCCCAAGATGAGGGCTGTGGAGATGGAAGGGGCTGCCATTGCCCATGCCTGCGCCTTGTTCAAAGTGCCTTCGCTTATTATACGAGGCTTGTCGGATATAGCCGGTGTTGAGTCGCCGGTGACTTCAACTGAGTATCTCCCCATGGCAGCGAAGAATTCGGCTGAATTGGTGCGTAGGATCATAAGGAAGTATTGA